The window TGACCATCGCGGTGCCCTCGGCGTGCGTGATGGGCGTCGCGGGGATCGCCGCCGCGTCCGTCGGCAGCCTCACCGAGGACAGCGCCGCGGAGGCGCAGACGACCGCGGCGGACGCGCAGCCGGTCAAGCCGGCCGCCGCCAACAACAAGCTGGACACGCAGCTGCAGAGTCTCTCCGCCGGCGCGGACGACTTCGCCGACCGGGCCAGCCGTACGCAGGAACGTATCGACCTCAAGGCTCAGCAGGCGGCCGAGCGGAAGCGGGCGGCGGAAGAGGCGGCCCGCAAGGAGCGGCTGCGCCCGAAGTTCGCCATGCCGGTCGCCCGCCACGGACTCAGCGCGCAGTACGGCCAGTCCGGCATCAACTGGATGTCCCTGCACACCGGCATCGACTTCCCCGTCTCGTACGGCACGACCGTGATGGCCGCGACCGACGGCACCGTCCGCACCCAGTGGAACAGCGCCTACGGCAACATGCTGATCCTGACGGCGAAGGACGGCACGGAGACGTGGTACTGCCACCTCTCCACCTACACGGTCCCCTCCGGTACGACCGTGAAGGCCGGCGACTCGATCGCGCGCTCGGGCAACTCCGGCAACTCCACCGGCCCTCATCTGCACTTCGAGGTGCGGCCGGGCGGCGGCTCGCCGATCGACCCGCTTCCGTGGCTGCGCAGCCACGGCGTGGACCCGACGTAACGTCTCGGCAGCCTCCGCCGGTCCGGCCGGCGGAGGCTCACCTCACAGGGCTTCAGCGCCCCGGGGCTACAGCTTCTCCACCGGCGCGTACCGCAGCAGCAGCCGCTTCGGCTTGTCCCCGAAGTCGATCGTCGCCTCGGCGTTCGCGCCCGTGCCCTTGACCGCCACGACGGTCCCGAGCCCGAACTGGTCGTGTGTGACCCGGTCCCCGACCGCCAGTGACACGACCGGCTTCTCGGCGGTGCGGCGCGTGGCGAAACCGGAGGCGCCCGACGCCGACGACCGCGAACGGGACGACGACAGCGAGGACGCCACGGCGGAGACCGGCCCGGAGGACGCGGGCGCGGTCGCACCGGTCCGCTTCCACTCCAGATGGGTCGGCGGGATCTCCTCCAGGAACCGGGAGGGCGGGTTGTACGACGGCTGGCCCCAAGCGCTGCGCAGGGTGGAGCGGGTCAGATAGAGCCGTTCCCGCGCGCGCGTGATGCCCACGTACGCCAGGCGCCGCTCCTCCTCCAGCTCCTTGGTCTGGCCGAGGGCGCGCATGTGCGGGAAGACGCCGTCCTCCATGCCGGTCAGGAAGACGACCGGGAACTCCAGGCCCTTGGCGGTGTGCAGGGTCATCAGGGTGATGACGCCGTCGCCGTCCTCCTCGTCGGGGATCTGGTCGGAGTCGGCGACCAGCGCGACCTTCTCAAGGAAGTCGGCCAGCGTTCCCTGCTCGTCCTCGGCGCGCTCCTGCTCGAACTCCATGGCGACGGCGGCGAGTTCCTGGAGGTTCTCGATCCGGGTCTCGTCCTGCGGGTCGGTGGAGGCCTGCAGTTCGGCGAGGTACCCGGTACGGTCCAGGATCGCCTCCAGCACGGTGGCGGGGCCGGCGCCGGACTCGACGACCGTACGGAGGTCCTCCATCAGCGTGTTGAACCGCTTGACGGCGTTGGTGGAGCGCGCGGCCATGCCGTACGCCTCGTCGACGCGCTTCAGCGCCTGCGGGAAGCTGATCTTCTCGCGCTGGGAGAGGGCGTCGATCATCGCCTCTGCGCGGTCGCCGATGCCCCGCTTGGGGACGTTGAGGATCCGGCGCAGCGGCACCGAGTCCTCCGGGTTGGCCAGGACGCGCAGGTAGGCCAGGACGTCCCGGACCTCCTTGCGCTCGTAGAAGCGGACGCCGCCGACGACCTTGTAGGGCAGGCCGACGCGGATGAAGATCTCTTCGAAGACACGGGACTGGGCGTTGGTGCGGTAGAAGACGGCGACATCGCCCGCCTTCGCCTCGCCCGCGTCGGTGAGACGGTCTATCTCGTCGGCGACGAACTGCGCCTCGTCGTGCTCGGTGTCGGCGACGTAGCCGGTGATCCGCGCGCCCGTGCCCGCGTTGGTCCACAGGTTCTTGGGGCGGCGGGACTCGTTGCGCTCGATGACCGCGTTGGCCGCGGTCAGGATCGTCTGTGTGGAGCGGTAGTTCTGCTCCAGGAGGATCGTCGTCGCGTCCGGGTAGTCCTCCTCGAACTGGAGGATGTTGCGGATCGTCGCGCCGCGGAAGGCGTAGATCGACTGGTCGGCGTCGCCCACCACGCACAGCTCGGCGGGCGGCAGGTCGTCCGCGCTGGGCGGTACGTCGACGGGGTGCTCGGAGGTGCCCACGAGCTCCCGGACGAGGGAGTACTGGGCGTGGTTGGTGTCCTGGTACTCGTCCACCAGCACATGGCGGAAGCGGCGGTGGTAGTGCTCGGCGACGTCCGGGAAGGCGCGCAGCAGGTTGACCGTCGTCATGATCAGGTCGTCGAAGTCGAGGGCGTTCGCCTCGCGCAGCCGTGACTGGTACATCGCGTAGGCCTGGGCGAGGGTCTTCTCGAAGCCGTCGGCGGCCTGGGCGGCGAAATCCTCCTCGTCGATCAGCTCGTTCTTCAGGTTGCTGATCTTGGCGCTGAAGGACTTCGGCGGGAAGCGCTTGGGGTCGAGGTCCAGGTCGCGGCAGACCAGGGCCATCAGGCGCTTGGAGTCGGCGGCGTCGTAGATCGAGAAGCTCGAGGTGAAGCCGAGCTTCTTGCTCTCCCGGCGCAGGATGCGCACGCAGGCGCTGTGGAACGTCATCACCCACATGGCGTTCGCGCGCGGGCCGACGAGTTGTTCGACGCGCTCCTTCATCTCGCCGGCGGCCTTGTTGGTGAAGGTGATGGCGAGGATCTGGCCCGGGTGGACGTCCCGCTCGGCGAGCAGGTGGGCGATGCGGTGCGTGAGCACGCGGGTCTTGCCGGAGCCGGCGCCGGCGACGATGAGCAGCGGGGAGCCGGAGTGGGTGACGGCGGCGCGCTGGTTGTCGTTCAGCCCCTCCAGGAGCGCGGCGGCGTCCACCGGCGGGCGCGCGGCGCCGCCCCGGTAGTAGGCGTCGCGGTCCGGCGGCACGTCGAACTTCCCGCCGAACAGATCGTCCGGGACCGGCTCCGGTCCGTGATCGTCCTCGGGCGGCGGCGGGGGCTCGTCCGCGGGGCCCCGCTGGGCCTGGAGGTCCGCCAGGAAGCTGTCGTCAAAGAGGCTGCTCATCGCTCTCCGAGTCTAGGGCGCCCCACTGACAGCCCGCCGCCGCCCTGAGAACATCGCCGAAAGCACCCCCCCGTCACCCTCCAGGTCCGGGTGATCACAGGCCGCTATGGCCTCCACAATTGCGGACGAATGATGACCGACCTCCCCCGATTGATCACTCTCGGCGACGCTCATGAGTAAGGTCACGGAAATGTATCGGGCATATCACCCATCAACCTTCACAAGGGCCACACGAGTTGGCTACCGTGCGAGGAGGCCACACGACCCCCACCGGCGAACCTCGCCGGGCCGCGTGGCCTCCGCCGAGTCCGGCGTGCCGCAGCGGCAGCCAGAGCCGGGGACCCAACCGAGACCCCGGGGTGAATCGGCCCGACTCCCTTTCCGGAGAAGGCCGTAGGGCAACCCTTCCGAAGCACCCGCCCGAACCCGACAGCTAACCCGGTAGGCGGAGCATGGAAGGAGTCGCCTCCCTTGGCGTCGCACCGCAAGTCGCGTCCTACGGGTTCGCGCGTGGCAGGCATACGGACCCCCGCCCTCGCAACGGCGGCCCTCACCTCCGTGGCCCTGCTGTCCCAGTCGGCCAACGCCGCCCCCGAGGCCGACGACAAGCCCAGCCTGGAGGAAGTCGAGAAGAAGGTCGACGACCTCTACCGCCAGGCCGGGTCCGCGACCGAGAAGTACAACGGGGCGAAGGAGAAGACCGCCAAGCAGCGCAAGCGCGTCGACACCCTCCTCGACGACGTCGCCCAGCGCACCGAGAAGCTGAACGAGGCGCGGGAGGAGCTGGGCACCTTCGCCGCCGCCCAGTACCGCACCGGCGCCTCCGCCCCGGACACGGCGACGTTCCTGCTCGCGGACACCCCGCAGGACTACTTCGACCAGACCCAGCTGATGGACCGGATGACCGGCCGTCAGAAAGTGGCGGTCGACGACTACATCACTCAGCAGTCAGAGACGATGGAGAAGCGTCAGGAGGCCGCCGAGAGCCTCGAGACGCTCACCGAGTCGCAGGGCGACCTGAAGACGGCCAAGGCCACCGTCCAGCGGAAGCTCGCGGACGCGCGCGAGTTGCTGTCGAAGCTGACCGCCGAGGAGAAGGCGCGGCTCGCGGCGATCGAGAAGGAGAAGCAGCAGGAGGCGGCCCGCAAGGCCGCCGAGCTGGCCCGGCAGCAGGCCGAGCAGCAGAAGGAGCGGGAGCAGGAGCAGGAGGCCGCCCAGCAGCAGGGCGGCGGCTCCTCCTCGGCGGGTTCGTCCTCGGGGTCGTCGTCCACCGCGCCCGACTCCTCGTACGCCACCAAGGCCGACAAGGCGCTCGCCTTCGCCCGCGCCCAGATCGGCAAGCCGTACGTCTGGGGCGCCACCGGCCCTGGCTCCTACGACTGCTCCGGCATCACCCAGGCCGCCTGGAAGGCCGCCGGGGTGACCCTGCCGCGCACGACGTACGACCAGGTCAACGCCGGCACCACGGTCCCCCTGGCCGACGCACAGCCCGGTGACCTGGTCTTCTTCTACGACGATGTCACCCACGTGGGTATCTACATCGGCAACGGCATGATGATCCACGCTCCGAAGCCCGGCACGTACGTGCGCGAGGAGTCGATCTACTACGACGGCGAGTCGTCGATCCACAGCGTGGTGCGTCCGGCCTGACGGGTCTCGCAGGTTTTTGGGACCCCGCGCGCGTGGCCTGCCCGTAACGCGCGCGGGGCCTACCTAGCATCGGGCCCATGCCCGCGACCTCCCCCTCCGTCGCCTGGTGGGCGCGGCGTGCCCCGGCGGCCAGTGCCGCCGTGCTGGCGACCGGCACCCTGTCGGTCGGTCTGGATCTGGCGGGGTACGAGGTCCTCTCGCTCATCGCCCTCGCTCTCGCCTGCGCGGCCTGGCTGCTGTTCGCCGCGGACTTCACCCTGCGGCTGCTGCGGGCCGGGACGAGGTGGCGGGCGTACATCCGCAGGCCGGGCGTCCTCGAGAGCGTGACGACGACGGCCCTCACCACCGTGGCGGCGACCGCTGTCCTCGGGACCGCCTTCTCGGCGGCGGGCTCGCAGGCTCTGGCCGTGACGCTGCTGGTGCTCGCCGTGCTGCTCTGGCCGGTGCCGCTCGTCCTCGTCCCGCAGGGCGAGCAGCGGCGCAGGCCCGGGACGGTGTTCGCGCGCTGCATGGCCACCCAGGGGCTCGCCGTGCTCGGTGCCACGCTGGCCGCGGCCGAGTCGGAGGCGTGGCTCGCGCACGCGGCGCTGGTGCTGTTCTGGCTGGGGCTGGTGCTGTACGTCTTCGCCCTGGTCCGTTTCGATGTGCGGCAGGTGGCCGAGGGCACCGGCGATCACTGGCTCGCGGGCGGGGCCCTCGCCCTCTCGGCGCTCGCCGGGGCGCTGCTGATCAGCGCCGACAGCGTGCGTCTGTACCTGTGGAACGTGGACGACCGGGACGTCCTGCGCAATATGACCGTCGCCCTGCTCGTGCTCGCGCTGGTCTGTTACGCCGTCCTGCTCGCCGCCGAGTTCCTGTGGCCCCGGCCCCGTGATGACGTCCGCCGCTGGGCGACCGTGTTCACCTGGGCCACGACGGGGACGGCGGCACTGGGCGTCGCCGTCGCCCTCGACGTCTCCTGGCTCGACGGTTTCGGGGAGGCACTGTTGTGGATCGCCATCGCCGCGTGGCTGGTGGCCGCCGCCCTGACGGCCGCCGCGGCCCGGTCCGGTGCCCGGCCCGGCCGGCGGGTCAGGTCCAGAGCACGGCGATGAAGACGTTCGCCGTGGTCAGCAGCCCGACCAGGCCGAACAGGCCCTTGTCCACCTTCTCGTCGTCCCGTTTCACATAGACCAGGCCGAGGATCACGATCAGCAGGGCCAGCTTCACACCTATCTTGATGTTGTTCACGGACTGGTCGTCGGCCTGGTTGAGGCCGATCAGGATCACACCGGTGACCAGCATCGTCAGCGCGCCGTGCAGCATCGCCGGGGTGTAGCGGGCGGTGCCCTCGCCCATCGCCTTCATCTGGGTGAGAAAGCCGCCCAGGAGCGAGGCGATGCCGATGATGTGGAGACCGACGAAGAGGTGGATGAGAACGTCCATGAGGCCGGAGCCTAATCAGGGGGTCCGATCCGCCCGGCACCGGCCCACCGATGCATATATGCGCCCCATAGCACCCGATCACTGGCACTCGCCCGGGAAATCGACGCATCGGTCATCACGCTGAGTGAAGACGACGGCGCCGGGGCGGGATCACGGTCGCATACGGTCACCGCCGGTCCTCTCGGGACAGTTCCGCGCACCGGCCACGGGCCCGCCATGGCGAGGTTTAGCGTCCTGCCCCAGGTGACCGGCTCCCCACCGCCGCCCGGGCCAGGGGCGGCAGTCGGGCACCACCGCCAGAAGGTCCGGCGGCGGCCCGCTTCCCCTGTGCGGGCCGTCGCCGGACGCGCAGGCCGCCCGTCCGCTCCCCACTGCGGTCGTCGCACGCCCGGCGGTCGCAGGAAAGGACGTGGCACCCCAGGTGGCAGCGCACCGCAAGCCCCGACAGCGCACCGCGAGCGGCAACACGGCCCGTACGGCCGCCACGATCGCGCTCGCCGGCGCGGCGACCGCGACGGGCTTCGACGGAACCGGACACGCCGAACCGCAGCTCACCCCCGGCCAGGTCAAGGCCGAGGTGGACAAGCTGTACCAGGAGGCGGAGGTCGCCACCGAGAAGTACAACAGGGCGAAGGAGAAGGCCGACGCCGCCGGAGAGCGGATCAGGAAGCTCCAGGACCAGGCGGCCCGCAAGGAGGAACGGCTCAACTCGGCCCGCGACGCCCTGGGCTCCCTCGCCGCCGCGCAGTACCGGGACGGCGGCATCGACCCCGCCCTCCGGCTCGCCCTGTCCGACGACCCCGACCGGTACCTCGAGAACGCCGAGTTCGTGGAGCGGGCCGGCAACCGGCAGAAGTCCGCCGTCGCGGGTGTCCGCAAGCAGCTCCGGGAGATCGAGCAGCTGCGCGGGGCCGCCCACATCGAGCTGACGTCCCTGAAGTCGCGGCAGACGGAGCTGAAGCGGCACAAGAAGACGATCACCGGCAAGCTGGGCTCCGCACGGCAGCTGCTGTCCCGGCTCACCCCGCAGGAACGTGCCGGCCTGGGCGAAGGGCCCGGCACGGACCGCGCCTCCCGCTCCTCGACGGGCCTCCGGGACACCCTGGCGGCCCCCGGTTCCGCCGCCTCGCAGGCGCCCAACGCCCGCGCTGCCGCCGCCGTCTCCTACGCCTACCAGAAGCTCGGCAGCCCCTACGTCTGGGGCGCGACCGGCCCGGACGCCTTCGACTGCTCGGGCCTCGTCCAGGCCGCGTACCGCTCCGCGGGCGTCGCACTGCCCCGCACGACGTACTCCCAGATCGCCGCCGGCCGCCGCGTCTCCCGTTCCGAACTCCTCCCCGGTGACCTGGTCTTCTACTACGCCGGTATCAGCCACGTCGGTATCTACGTGGGCAACGGCCAGATGATCCACGCCCCCAACTCATCGGCCCCGGTACGGGTCGCCCCGCTCGACGAGATGCCGTACGCGGGGGCGACACGGGTGGTCTGACGGGTGGTCCGGCACGGGACCTACGGGCAGGGTGGACCGCGACGGCGCAGGCCGACCCGGTCGCCGGGTCACACCAGCCGTCGCGCCGTGGCCCACCTGGTCAGCTCGTGCCGGTTGGAGAGCTGGAGCTTGCGCAGGACCGCCGAGACATGCGACTCGACCGTCTTCACGGAGATGAACAGCTGCTTGGCTATCTCCTTGTACGCGTACCCCCGGGCGATGAGCCGCAGCACCTCGCGCTCGCGCTGCGTCAGCCGGTCCAGGTCCTCGTCGACCGGGGGAGCGTCCGTGGAGGCGAAGGCGTCGAGGACGAACCCGGCCAGCCGCGGGGAGAACACCGCGTCGCCCTCCTGGACGCGGAAGACGGAGTCGACGAGGTCCGTGCCGGTGATCGTCTTGGTGACATACCCGCGGGCCCCGCCGCGGATCACGCCGATCACGTCCTCCGCCGCGTCCGACACGGACAGCGCGAGGAAGCGGACCGGCTGCTCGGGGTCGGCCATCAAGGGGGCGCAGCGGCGCAGTACCTCCACCCCGCCACCGCCCGGGAGATGCACGTCGAGGAGAACCACCTCGGGCCGGGTCGCGGTGATGACCGTGACCGCCTGGTCGACGTCCGCGGCCTCGCCGACGACCTCGACACCGGTCTGCTCGGTCTGCCCGATCTCGGCCTGGACCCCCGTACGGAACATGCGGTGGTCGTCGACGAGGACCACGCGCACCCGACGCCCGCCGGTGCCGCCGCCCGGCTCCCCGGGCCCGGCCGCCTCCGCCGCTCCCCCTGTACCGTTCGCCTCGGTCGGGTCGCTCATGACGTCTTCTCCGCCCTCTCCATCTCCAGCTCGACCTCCGTGCCGCCGTCCGGCACCGCGCGCAGCCGCGCCGTGCCGCCGTGGCGCTCCATGCGGCCGATGATCGATTCTCTGACACCCATGCGGTCGGCGGGTATCGAGTCGAGGTCGAAGCCGGGGCCGCGATCCCGGACGGACACGAAGACCGTCTTCCCCTCGACCTCGGCGTAGACCTGTACGGCTCCGCCCTCGCCACCGTACTTGGCGGCGTTCACCATCGCTTCCCGCGCGGCCTGCATCTGTGCGCCGGTCCCCTCGTCGAGCGGGCAGTCCCCCACCACCACGACTTCGATGGGCACGCCGTGCTTGTCCTCCACCTCGGCTGCGTTGCGCCGCACGGCGTCGGCGAGGGTGGTGGGTTCGTCGGCCTCGTCCTTGCCGGTGCCCTCGGGCTTGTAGAGCCAGGTGCGCAGGTCCCGCTCTTGGGCGCGGGCGAGGCGGCGCACCTCGCCCGCGTTCTCCGCGTTGCGCTGGATCAGGGTGAGGGTGTGCAGCACCGAGTCGTGGACATGGGCGGCGACCTCCGCGCGCTCCTGGGCGCGGATGCGCATCAGGCGCTCCTCGGAGAGGTCCTGCGTCATACGCACCAGATAGGGCCCGGCGAGAAGCGTGATCCCGACGAGGACCGCGAGGGCCGCCTGCAGGACGGAGCCGAGGTGGGCGGCGGAGCCCTGCAGGACGAAGATGCCGGAGACACCGGCCGTCACCAGCAGCACCCCGCCCACCGCGCGCAGCAGCGTGACCGTGCGCCGGCGACGGCCGACCTCGACCCAGCGGGCGCGGCGGGCGTTGTCCGCCTGCCGCCAGACCAGGGCGACGCCCGCGCCGACGAGCACCGCCGGCCACAGGTACACCCGGGCCCCGCCGCTGAGGTTCACATTGCCCACGAACACCAGGGCCACGGCGACCATGAGCAGCAGGGCCACTATCTGGCCCTTGTCGGGTTTGCGGGCGACAAGCCTGCGGCGGCCGTCGGCCGAGGCCTCCGCGGCGGCCGGCGGCTTCTGCGCGTCGACTCCGCCGACGCCGAGCGGGACGAAGAACCAGAACGCGGCGTACAGCAGCGCACCGAGGCCGTCGGCCATGAACAGGCCGACGAACACGAGCCGCACCCAGACGACGGGCAGCCCGAGATGCCCGGCGAGCCCTCGCGCCACGCCACCGAGCCAGCGTCCGTCACTGCTGCGGTAGAGCTTGCGCGGCGGCCGCGGTTCGGCGAGTGGCGCTGCTGCGGCTTCCGACATGCCATTGATGGTCACACGGCCGCAGGGCAGGAGCATCAGGGTCGACCCCGGAGACTCCCCTGATCTCCGAACCCCGGCCCGTCGAACGCTTCCCGAGCCGTTCCTCAGGGCCGATATCAGGGTCCGGCCAGGGTCGTTCCGACTGCCGCGGCGGCGTCGCGCCCGTCACCATGGACTCATGACCGATCACGAGCACGCCGCGACGGGTCCGGGACCCGGCTCCGGCCCGCGCCCCGCACCGGGCGCCGGGCCGCAGGACGCCGCGCCCACGGGCTCCCCCGCGCAGGGGCGTGCGGGCGCGGGAGAACAGGGAGGAGCTCCCGACACGGCCGACGCGACCGGCGCGACCGGCCCTGCCGGGGAAACGGCCCCTCCCGGCGAGCCCGGCCAGCCCGGCCCTGCCGACGCGCCCGGCCCTCCCCGGGCGTTCCGCCGCGACCGCCGCCACAAGACCCTGGCCGGCGTCTGCTCCGGGCTCGGGCGGCAGTGCGACATGGACCCGGTGATCTTCCGCATCACGCTCGCGGTGCTCTCCGTGACCGGCGGCATCGGTCTGCTCTTCTACGGCTTCGTCTGGCTCCTCGTCCCGTACGAGGACGAGGAAGAGAACGAGGTGCGCAAGCTGCTGACCGGCCGGGTCGACGGCCAGGCCCTGACGGCCGTGCTGTTCGCGCTGGTCGGCTGCGGAGTGTTCCTGACCCTGCTGAACAACGGCGGAGTGCTGACCTTCGCCTTCGTCCTGTCCATACTCCTGGCCGGCTCCGGATTCTGGTCACGCCAGCGCGGCGCCCCCAGCCCCGACCCGCTGGCCGCCCAAGCCGTGGCCGACGCCCCACCCGAACCCCAGGCGCCGCCGGTCTTCGTCACCGCCCCCTCCTGGTGGCGCGACCCCATCGTCAAGGACGGCACCCACATCGGCGGCACGGGCTATCTGTGGGGCCCCCGCGACGCCCGCGACCCGGATGTCGCGGCAGCCATCAACATCGGGCGCGGCACCCGGGCCGGCGGCCGCGAGGACATACCCGTCCCGCGCACCCGGCCTCCCGAGCCGCGCGGCCCCCGCTGGATCGGCGGCTGGGTCTTCCTGCTGGCCCTGCTCGCAGGCGCCCTGGGCACCGACCTGACCTGGGAAACGCACCCGCTGGGCACCAGCCTGCAGACGGGCCTGGCCTGCGCGCTCGCCGTCCTGGGCCTGGGCATAGCCGTCAGCGCCTTCCTGGGGCGGACAGGGGCGGGCTCGATCCTGCTGGCGGTCATCACGGCCGGGCTGCTCGCCGGGTCGGCGGCCCTGCCCAAGGACATCGGCACCCAGTGGGCCCGCACGACCTGGCGGCCCGCCTCGGTGGCAGACGTACGGGAGCAGTACGAACTGGGCACCGGCGTCGGCACCCTCGACCTGACCGGGCTGGACATGGCCGGGAGACAGACCGTGACGACCAGCGCCGACGTGGGCATCGGCCGGGTGAAGGTGCTCGTGCCCGAGGACGTGACCGTGCGGCTGAGCGTCGACGTGGGGCTCGGCGACCTCCAGTTGCCGGGCGACGACACGAAGGACGTGGATGTGAAACCGGGCCAGCAGAAGGAGATCACCCTCTCCCCCGCCAAGGGTGTCGAGAGGTCCGGCACCATCGACCTGGACCTCCAGGTCGGCATGGGACAGGTGGAGGTGACCCGTGCTGCGTCATGAGCCCCGGCCCGGAACGCTGGTCGCCGGTGTCGTTCTCGTCCTGACGGGCGTCCTGTACGCCGGTGATGCGGGCGGCGCCTGGGAGATCCCGTGGTTCCTGGCGATCCCCCTTGTCACGGGCGGACTGTGCCTGGCCGGCGCGGTGGCGTTCCTGACGGGCCGCCTGCGCCGGCGCCGCACGACGGGCCGGACCGCCACCGACTAGCCACCGACGCCCCGGGCTTCCGGACGCCTCGGGCTCCGGGCTCTGGGCTGCGGCCCCCGGCCCCCGGCTATCGGCTATCGGTACTCCCGCCTCTGCCGTCGTCGCGACCTCAGGGCCGCGTCCACGGACAGCAGGGGGGCGCCCGCCAGGACGAGGGGTGTCCAGGCCATGAGGTAGGCGAGGTCGTTGCCGTAGTAGTAGGGATCGGAGGCCCAGCTCACGGTCAGCCACAGGCTGAGGGAGATCAGCGCGCCGCCGAGTGCGGCCAGACGGGCGAGCACGCCGAGCAGGGTGCCGATGCCGACGGCCAGTTCGCCGAAGGCGATGGCGTAGCCAAAGCCGACCGGGCTCTTCAGGGAGAGGTCGACCAGGGCGGGAATGGCGGAGGAGTCGCGGACGGCGCGCATCATGTCGCCGATCGACCCGGCGCCGGAGTCCTTCATGAAGGCGCTGTCGGTGAGTTTGTCCAGGCCGGCGTAGATGAAGGTGACGCCGAGGAAGATGCGCAGAGGAAGGAGGGCGTAGCGGCCGAGGGTGTCCCGCCAACCTCCGTCACCGCGGTAGTGGGGGCCGTTCGTGTCCGTACGCATACTGTGAGTCATCGCTGCAAGCCGCCTCTCGCCGCCGGTGCCGAGACCCCCTCAACAGACCATACGTACGACAAACAGACCGCGCTCAACCCTGTCTGTCCCCAATTGTTGCCCGTTGTTGCCCGACCGCCGGAGCCGGCGGGCAGCCGTCACTCCGTCACATCAACGGCGTACCGGTTCGTCTCCACGCCCGCCGCCGTGACCACCTGCACGTCCACCCGCCCCGGTTCGACATCCGCCGGCACCGGCACCGTCAGCAGGGTGTCCGCCGGGTTGCTGAAGCCGCCGGGTACCGGTACCAGGGGCACGTGGACGTGCACGGCACCCACCCGGACGACCATCCGGGCCAGCCGGTCGGCACCCTGCGCGCCCGGCGGCACGAAGCCGGCGCCCCGGATCTCGATGTCGTCGCCCGTGCGGATCGGCCCGTCGAGGTCGCCCGCCTCCCGGGCCCGGACCACGGAGAGGATGACCGGCCGGCCGCCCTCGGCGTACTTGCCG of the Streptomyces koelreuteriae genome contains:
- a CDS encoding PspC domain-containing protein, translated to MTDHEHAATGPGPGSGPRPAPGAGPQDAAPTGSPAQGRAGAGEQGGAPDTADATGATGPAGETAPPGEPGQPGPADAPGPPRAFRRDRRHKTLAGVCSGLGRQCDMDPVIFRITLAVLSVTGGIGLLFYGFVWLLVPYEDEEENEVRKLLTGRVDGQALTAVLFALVGCGVFLTLLNNGGVLTFAFVLSILLAGSGFWSRQRGAPSPDPLAAQAVADAPPEPQAPPVFVTAPSWWRDPIVKDGTHIGGTGYLWGPRDARDPDVAAAINIGRGTRAGGREDIPVPRTRPPEPRGPRWIGGWVFLLALLAGALGTDLTWETHPLGTSLQTGLACALAVLGLGIAVSAFLGRTGAGSILLAVITAGLLAGSAALPKDIGTQWARTTWRPASVADVREQYELGTGVGTLDLTGLDMAGRQTVTTSADVGIGRVKVLVPEDVTVRLSVDVGLGDLQLPGDDTKDVDVKPGQQKEITLSPAKGVERSGTIDLDLQVGMGQVEVTRAAS
- a CDS encoding DoxX family protein, whose amino-acid sequence is MTHSMRTDTNGPHYRGDGGWRDTLGRYALLPLRIFLGVTFIYAGLDKLTDSAFMKDSGAGSIGDMMRAVRDSSAIPALVDLSLKSPVGFGYAIAFGELAVGIGTLLGVLARLAALGGALISLSLWLTVSWASDPYYYGNDLAYLMAWTPLVLAGAPLLSVDAALRSRRRQRREYR